A region from the Ammospiza nelsoni isolate bAmmNel1 chromosome 1, bAmmNel1.pri, whole genome shotgun sequence genome encodes:
- the FAM210A gene encoding protein FAM210A, which translates to MQRSLLHSASQLAHGTCWFFPRTGVFQCLKGQSVLPNVGCKVILALDPPKRCLHAGAAHFASKKTAFPSQTADTSHKVPEERNPLPSATDAPKQSPAESDSSELDPLQDKSISLVQRFKKTFKQYGKVMVPVHLVTSSVWFGSFYYAAMNGVNVVPFLELIGLPDSVVDILKNSQSGNALTAYALYKIATPARYTVTLGGTSVTVKYLRKHGYMSTPPPVKEYLQDRMEETKDKITEKMGETKDKITEKMGETKDKITEKMGETKDKITEKMEETKDKITGKIQETKEKVSFKKIKE; encoded by the exons ATGCAGCGGAGTTTGCTCCATTCTGCATCTCAGCTGGCTCATGGGACGTGTTGGTTCTTCCCTCGCACCGGTGTCTTTCAGTGCTTAAAAGGACAGTCTGTGCTGCCTAATGTGGGATGCAAAGTGATTCTGGCACTGGACCCTCCTAAACGATGTCTTCATGCAGGTGCAGCTCACTTTGCCTCaaagaaaactgcttttccaTCACAGACAGCAGACACTTCTCACAAAGTACCAGAAGAGAGAAATCCTTTGCCTTCGGCCACTGATGCGCccaagcagagccctgcagagtcAGATTCTTCAGAACTTGATCCATTACAAGATAAATCAATTAGTCTTGTTCAGAGGTTCAAGAAGACTTTTAAGCAGTATGGGAAAGTCATGGTTCCAGTGCACCTTGTGACTTCCAGTGTATGGTTTGGATCCTTTTACTATGCAGCCATGAA TGGGGTGAATGTTGTTCCATTCCTAGAGTTGATTGGCTTACCAGACAGCGTAGTAGACATCCTGAAAAATTCCCAGAGTGGAAATGCACTAACTGCATATGCATTGTATAAA ATTGCAACTCCTGCCAGATACACTGTGACTTTGGGAGGAACATCTGTCACTGTTAAATACCTACGTAAGCACGGCTACATGTCCACACCACCACCAGTAAAGGAATACCTACAAGACAGGATGGAGGAAACAAAGGATAAAATTACGGAGAAGATGGGGGAAACAAAGGATAAAATTACGGAGAAGATGGGGGAAACAAAGGATAAAATTACGGAGAAGATGGGGGAAACAAAGGATAAAATTACAGAGAAGATGGAGGAAACGAAGGATAAAATTACAGGGAAGATACAAGAAACCAAAGAGaaagtttcatttaaaaaaataaaggagtag